The Ananas comosus cultivar F153 linkage group 7, ASM154086v1, whole genome shotgun sequence genome has a window encoding:
- the LOC109712583 gene encoding proline-rich receptor-like protein kinase PERK2 has translation MEAEPAPKAEPDPAPQSAPMPMAKLAPSTPDPTAQAAATSSATSPTTRPRTPPSRTVKPIAPILLSPSSSPPPRTPSPPPLPLPPPSDAAPPLPPLSPRATSGRSSSTGPKPPARSLGALKAPRPVGDPAPKSSAELAPSRVSKSSSGPAPKPSPRSGSRPADKTSSKPSSKPTSEPERRAAPDPAPKSTPKPTPKSITMPASRPPVAEPGPEPRPKPKHQEGGSQHGALVDAESPPELRSGPGRRIRVQLGPRWQERRFADPNHTSDPKEACRRRDPRDPTTSLEGGRTENEKDVENRRKKLRRFPREKKIPPELLLSNSARRDPWDRDTKLPFAGTGAKKALAKQLAKGGRES, from the coding sequence ATGGAGGCCGAGCCCGCTCCCAAGGCCGAGCCCGACCCGGCGCCGCAGTCTGCGCCCATGCCCATGGCGAAGCTTGCTCCCTCTACGCCCGACCCGACGGCCCAGGCTGCGGCCACATCTTCCGCGACGTCTCCAACTACAAGACCCCGCACCCCTCCGTCCCGAACCGTAAAACCCATAGCCCCCATTCTCCTCTCTCCGTCTTCTTCGCCGCCTCCAAGAACACCCTCACCCCCACCGCTTCCTCTGCCTCCGCCTTCCGACGCCGCCCCTCCGCTGCCTCCGCTGTCCCCGCGCGCCACCTCAGGGCGCTCGAGCTCGACCGGTCCAAAACCTCCCGCAAGGTCGCTTGGAGCCTTAAAGGCGCCCAGGCCCGTGGGTGATCCCGCGCCCAAGTCGTCGGCCGAGCTCGCGCCCAGTCGTGTCTCCAAATCCTCGTCTGGGCCTGCACCCAAGCCCTCGCCCCGGTCCGGTTCCAGGCCCGCAGACAAGACCTCGTCGAAGCCCTCCTCCAAGCCCACGTCCGAGCCTGAGCGCAGGGCCGCACCCGACCCGGCACCCAAGTCGACACCGAAGCCCACGCCCAAGTCCATTACGATGCCTGCGTCCAGGCCGCCCGTGGCCGAGCCCGGGCCCGAGCCGCGGCCCAAGCCCAAGCACCAGGAGGGTGGGAGCCAGCATGGGGCATTAGTGGACGCAGAAAGCCCGCCCGAGCTTAGGTCTGGCCCAGGGCGCCGGATAAGGGTCCAATTGGGTCCCAGGTGGCAGGAGAGAAGGTTTGCGGATCCGAACCACACATCCGACCCGAAGGAAGCATGCAGAAGGAGGGATCCGAGAGATCCGACAACTAGTTTGGAGGGGGGCCGCACAGAAAACGAGAAGGATGTAGAGAATCGTAGGAAGAAACTCCGCCGGTTCCCGAGGGAGAAGAAAATCCCCCCAGAGCTCCTTTTGTCTAATTCTGCCAGAAGGGATCCCTGGGATAGAGATACGAAGCTTCCCTTCGCGGGTACAGGGGCCAAAAAGGCGTTAGCAAAACAGCTGGCGAAAGGGGGGCGTGAAAGCTGA